The following proteins are encoded in a genomic region of Triticum dicoccoides isolate Atlit2015 ecotype Zavitan chromosome 1B, WEW_v2.0, whole genome shotgun sequence:
- the LOC119343181 gene encoding uncharacterized protein LOC119343181, producing MGSSSSNAREAAAAAPPPPPPPPAVPPAPLHAMDADEDDESVKQLNECAALYLSLQDCLAESDRNWKACQADVQALKACEASRNKNQET from the exons ATGGGTTCTTCCTCGAGCAACGCCagggaagcggcggcggcggcgccaccgccaccacctcctcctcctgctgTGCCGCCGGCCCCTCTCCACGCGATGGACGCGGACGAGGACGACGAGAGCGTGAAGCAGCTCAACGAGTGCGCCGCCCTCTACCTCTCCCTCCAG GACTGCCTCGCCGAGTCCGACCGCAACTGGAAGGCCTGCCAA GCAGATGTTCAAGCCTTGAAAGCATGTGAGGCGAGCAGAAACAAAAATCAGGAAACATGA
- the LOC119343169 gene encoding peptide methionine sulfoxide reductase B5-like: MGGVQHLLKLRMASPHAHPATRPLSALPSLLLARSSSAAATAASSARPASLSLPLSCSRPRARAYCPARRRLPGSVVAMSSSAPTPGPVQKSEEEWEAVLTPEQFRILRRKGTEFPGTGEYDKFFDEGIYGCAGCGTPLYKSSTKFNSGCGWPAFYEGFPGAIKRTADPDGRRIEITCAACEGHLGHVFKGEGFNTPTDERHCVNSISLKFVPASEEAS; this comes from the exons atggGCGGAGTCCAGCATCTGCTCAAGCTGAGGATGGCGTCCCCCCACGCCCACCCCGCCACGCGGCCCCTCTCCGCGCTCCCGTCCCTCCTCCTagcccgctcctcctccgccgccgccaccgccgcgtcgTCCGCCCGacccgcctccctctccctccccctctcgtGCTCGCGGCCGCGGGCGCGGGCCTACTGCCCAGCCAGACGACGGTTGCCGGGCTCCGTGGTGGCGATGTCTTCGTCGGCGCCCACGCCGGGGCCCGTGCAGAAGTCGGAGGAGGAGTGGGAGGCCGTCCTCACGCCGGAGCAGTTCCGCATCCTCCGCCGCAAGGGCACCGA GTTTCCTGGAACAGGTGAATATGACAAGTTCTTCGATGAGGGTATTTACGGATGTGCTGGCTGCGGAACCCCCTTGTACAAATCATCTACGAAGTTCAACTCAGGGTGTGGTTGGCCAGCATTCTATGAAGGATTTCCTGGAGCCATAAAACGGACG GCGGATCCTGATGGGAGGCGCATTGAGATCACATGTGCTGCTTGTGAAGGACATCTGGGGCATGTGTTCAAAGGGGAGGGGTTCAACACGCCGACTGATGAGCGACACTGCGTCAACAGTATCTCACTCAAGTTCGTTCCGGCCTCTGAAGAGGCTAGTTGA
- the LOC119343155 gene encoding transcription termination factor MTERF4, chloroplastic-like: protein MMKSLFLFSAHPAPPLLPSPNLRRLLCLRASSXXXXXXXXXXXXXXXXXXXXXXXXXXXXXXXXXXXXXXXXXPQPSSLYARPSLLTMERDRAARRADVDAFLVSLGVDPGELAGLELPVTVDVMRERVEFLRSLGLGPDDLAAYPLALGCSVRKNMVPVLDYLGKIGVRRDELPHLLRRYPQVLHASIVVDLAPVVKYLQGMDVKPGDVPRVLERYPELLGFKLEGTMSTSVAYLVSIGVARRQIGGVITRFPEVLGMRVGKIIKPFVEHLQGIGLQRLAVARMIEKKPYVLGFGLEERVKPNIEALLEFGVRREALASIVIQYPDVLGVELREKLVEQQSLFKSSILVSGDDFGRVIERMPQAISLGRAAVLKHVNFLTGCGFLLSQVSKMVVGCPQLLALNMDIMKMNFEYFKNEMERDLEELVEFPAFFTYGLESTIRYRHGIVAKKGFTCSLAWLLNCSDAKFDERMKYDTIGVEEMEDDNSFDKDRFVEQVQDEDDEDMEEDSDYDETDDEFIE from the coding sequence ATGATGAagtccctcttcctcttctccgCGCACCCCGCAccgcccctcctcccctcccccaaCCTCCGCAGGCTCCTCTGCCTCCGCGCCTCCTCCTNNNNNNNNNNNNNNNNNNNNNNNNNNNNNNNNNNNNNNNNNNNNNNNNNNNNNNNNNNNNNNNNNNNNNNNNNNNNNNNNNNNNNNNNNNNNNNNNNNNNNNNNNNNNNNNNNNNNNNNNNNCCCCAGCCCTCCTCCCTCTACGCCCGCCCCAGCCTCCTCACCATGGAGCGCGACCGCGCCGCGCGCCGCGCCGACGTCGACGCCTTCCTCGTCTCCCTCGGCGTCGACCCGGGCGAGCTCGCCGGCCTCGAGCTCCCCGTCACCGTCGACGTCATGCGGGAGCGCGTCGAGTTCCTCCGCTCCCTCGGCCTCGGCCCCGACGACCTCGCCGCCTACCCGCTCGCCCTCGGCTGCAGCGTCCGCAAGAACATGGTCCCCGTCCTCGACTACCTCGGCAAGATCGGCGTCCGCCGCGAcgagctcccgcacctgctccgccGCTACCCGCAGGTGCTCCACGCCAGCATCGTCGTCGACCTCGCGCCCGTCGTCAAGTACCTCCAGGGGATGGACGTCAAGCCCGGCGACGTGCCGCGCGTGCTCGAGCGATACCCGGAGCTCCTCGGCTTCAAGCTCGAGGGCACCATGAGCACCTCCGTCGCCTACCTCGTCAGCATCGGCGTCGCCAGGCGGCAGATCGGCGGCGTCATCACGCGTTTCCCTGAGGTGCTGGGCATGCGGGTGGGGAAGATCATAAAACCTTTCGTCGAACACCTTCAAGGCATTGGCCTGCAGAGGCTGGCCGTTGCAAGAATGATCGAGAAGAAGCCGTATGTCCTTGGGTTTGGGTTGGAGGAAAGGGTCAAGCCTAACATTGAGGCACTTCTAGAGTTTGGGGTCAGGAGGGAGGCGCTGGCATCCATTGTGATACAGTACCCTGATGTTCTTGGAGTTGAGCTGCGAGAgaagcttgttgagcagcagagcTTGTTTAAGTCCAGCATTTTGGTCAGTGGTGATGATTTCGGAAGAGTCATCGAGAGGATGCCACAAGCCATTAGCCTTGGGCGAGCTGCGGTTCTAAAGCATGTCAACTTCCTCACAGGATGTGGCTTCTTGCTGTCTCAGGTCAGCAAGATGGTCGTGGGGTGCCCCCAATTGCTGGCactgaacatggatataatgaagaTGAACTTCGAGTACTTTAAGAATGAAATGGAGAGGGATTTGGAGGAGCTGGTTGAGTTCCCGGCATTCTTTACATATGGCCTCGAATCCACTATAAGATATCGGCATGGGATTGTGGCTAAAAAGGGGTTCACATGCTCTCTCGCATGGCTGCTCAACTGCTCTGATGCGAAATTTGATGAGCGTATGAAGTATGACACAATTGGTGTTGAAGAAATGGAGGATGATAATTCCTTCGACAAAGATAGGTTCGTGGAGCAAGTAcaagatgaggatgatgaggatatgGAAGAGGATAGCGATTATGATGAGACTGACGACGAGTTCATCGAATGA